A part of Tachysurus vachellii isolate PV-2020 chromosome 4, HZAU_Pvac_v1, whole genome shotgun sequence genomic DNA contains:
- the LOC132843984 gene encoding calglandulin-like: MGHFIITLPTSFKAPSLLQQNNTQKLPVFDPDKMASKLTPEQITDYKGVFEMFDEEGNGDVKTQELERLMSLMGINPTKRELSQMAKNVDKDGKGTFNCDRFLGLMALYHERAKNQDAELRDAFKVFDKEAKGYIDWNTLKYVLMNAGEALSEEEAEQMMKEADKDGDGTIDYEEFVAMMTGDSFKMT; the protein is encoded by the exons ATGggacattttattataacattGCCCACAAGTTTTAAGGCTCCATCACTACTCCAGCAGAACAACACACAGAAGCTACCAGTATTTGATCCGGACAAAATG GCAAGCAAACTGACTCCAGAACAGATCACAGATTATAAAGGTGTATTTGAAATGTTCGACGAGGAGGGGAATGGGGACGTGAAGACACAGGAGCTGGAGAGGCTGATGAGTTTGATGGGAATCAACCCAACAAAGAGGGAGCTGAGTCAAATGGCCAAAAATGTGGATAAAGATG GCAAAGGCACCTTTAACTGTGACAGGTTTCTGGGTCTTATGGCTCTTTACCACGAGAGAGCTAAAAACCAAGATGCTGAGCTTCGAGATGCATTTAAAGTGTTTGATAAGGAGGCCAAGGGCTACATTGACTGGAATACACTCAA GTATGTATTGATGAATGCTGGTGAAGCTCTCagtgaagaagaagcagaacaGATGATGAAGGAGGCTGACAAAGATGGAGATGGAACCATTGATTATGAGG AATTTGTTGCCATGatgactggagactctttcaAGATGACTTGA